A genomic region of bacterium contains the following coding sequences:
- a CDS encoding hydantoinase B/oxoprolinase family protein: MSLDPIRLEVLRNALQSCAEEMGAALARTAYTVNIRDRRDFSCGVYTTDGALVAQAEHIPLHLGLMPSVVKAVLRTMPIERLQPGDVLVTNDPFVTGTHLMDICVVTPVFTGGRPIGIVASMAHHADVGGFAPGSAALGVSEFHQEGFRMPPVRLQDRGSLNRDILRIFAANSRTPDDLTGDLLAQLSSNHVGSRRLVELWERYAGDLPRYFEGLIDYTARRLRAALETMPAGRFAFEEVIEGDGFSEDAIPIRVAVSRRGDRLHVDFTGTSLQVQGPLNAAKPGALACVYFVVKAVFDPDGPSNEGIARVVDVEAPVGTLVNARYPAAVALFNSVSSQKVTDALLGAFLQAVPHRVTAASTGSMNALIVGGIDTRTGRPYTYVETYGGGQGALHDCDGADGSHVNMTNTRNTPVEALEIAYPLRVHEYSLVPDSDGAGRRRGGVGLRRALETLSDGTTVTIHTDRRERGAWGVDGGAAGGCSRCMMQPPGGASVLLPPKATVRVPRGAIVRLETAGGGGWGPPRERDRDAVARDVRDLLVSAERAHRVYGIGDDP, from the coding sequence GTGTCGCTCGATCCGATCCGCCTTGAAGTGCTGCGTAACGCGCTGCAGTCGTGTGCCGAGGAGATGGGGGCGGCGCTCGCCCGTACCGCCTACACCGTGAACATCCGGGACCGCCGCGATTTCAGCTGCGGCGTCTATACGACGGACGGCGCGCTCGTGGCACAGGCGGAGCATATTCCGCTCCATCTGGGTCTCATGCCGTCCGTCGTCAAAGCGGTCCTGAGGACGATGCCGATCGAACGGCTGCAGCCGGGCGATGTGCTCGTGACCAACGACCCGTTCGTGACCGGGACGCATCTCATGGACATCTGCGTGGTCACCCCGGTGTTCACCGGCGGTCGACCGATCGGCATTGTCGCCAGCATGGCGCACCACGCCGACGTCGGCGGCTTCGCCCCCGGGAGCGCCGCCCTCGGCGTGTCTGAGTTTCACCAGGAAGGGTTCCGGATGCCCCCGGTCCGGCTGCAAGACCGCGGCTCGCTGAACCGCGACATCCTGCGAATCTTCGCCGCCAACAGCCGCACGCCGGACGATCTCACCGGCGATCTCCTGGCCCAGTTGTCGAGCAACCACGTGGGGTCACGCCGGCTCGTCGAGCTCTGGGAGCGCTACGCCGGTGATCTGCCGCGGTATTTCGAGGGGCTGATCGACTATACTGCGCGCCGGCTGCGCGCCGCGCTCGAAACGATGCCGGCCGGGCGGTTCGCCTTCGAAGAAGTGATCGAAGGCGATGGGTTCAGCGAGGACGCGATCCCGATCCGGGTCGCGGTGTCTCGCCGCGGCGACCGGCTGCACGTCGACTTTACGGGTACCAGTCTGCAGGTCCAGGGACCCCTCAACGCGGCGAAACCCGGCGCCTTGGCCTGCGTGTATTTTGTCGTGAAGGCCGTCTTCGATCCGGACGGGCCGTCGAACGAGGGCATTGCCCGGGTGGTCGATGTCGAGGCGCCCGTTGGCACGCTCGTCAACGCGCGGTATCCGGCTGCGGTGGCGCTCTTCAACTCAGTATCGTCGCAGAAAGTCACGGACGCGCTGCTCGGCGCCTTCCTCCAAGCCGTGCCGCACCGCGTCACCGCGGCATCGACCGGCAGTATGAACGCGCTCATCGTTGGGGGTATCGACACGCGCACGGGCCGCCCGTACACCTACGTCGAGACCTATGGCGGCGGCCAGGGTGCGCTGCACGATTGCGACGGCGCGGACGGTAGCCACGTCAACATGACGAACACTCGGAACACGCCGGTTGAAGCGCTGGAGATTGCGTACCCGCTGCGGGTTCACGAGTACAGCCTCGTGCCGGATTCCGACGGTGCGGGCCGCCGGCGGGGCGGGGTCGGCCTGCGGCGCGCCCTCGAGACGCTCTCCGACGGGACGACCGTGACCATCCATACGGATCGGCGAGAACGCGGGGCCTGGGGCGTGGACGGCGGTGCGGCGGGCGGTTGTTCCCGGTGCATGATGCAACCGCCCGGCGGCGCGAGCGTCCTGCTGCCCCCCAAAGCCACGGTCCGTGTGCCGCGCGGGGCCATCGTTCGGTTGGAGACGGCCGGCGGTGGAGGCTGGGGCCCGCCGAGGGAGCGCGACCGCGACGCCGTGGCCCGAGACGTGCGCGACCTCCTCGTGTCGGCCGAACGGGCGCACCGCGTCTACGGCATCGGAGACGATCCGTGA